The genomic interval GTTACACTTAATATCAATATATGTATTGATGATTTTATTCCCTAACTCCAGGATATATCAGAACTACTTTAGTTTAACTTAGACAAttatactatttttatattaaaataattaaaattgatatcaATAAATTATCGCGATTAATGAATGTCTTTAGactaaaaaatctaaaaaatagtagtaatatttattcttagtttttattttgaaaattgttattagtttttattttaaaaaatgttattaaaaatgttaattatGTAGTACTCCTAACTTATAAATTTAGTAGAGAACAAGTTTAAGATAAATATGGACCCAATTCAGCAGTCAAAAAAACCCTATAGACAACatgataaaacaaaaatatcacaGAAGTGCAGAACAATACTCACACAAAATGACACATGTTCATTTagatattaaaactaaaataaaagttCTGAAAATAGTGACAGACCGATTCTAGaccatttattttaaaataaagatgATAAGAGTAGTCCAAAGTTGTACAAATACTATATTGGAAAATTCTAGGTGACATGACTGCATCAAACTTTACGAGACCACAATAAAATATCATACTACTAACATTAATAGAAATGTACTCCCTCGTTCCATCAAAGAgccattttgatattttgaattgtttataatttataaaattattttattttatttcatttttagtatacgaacccatattatatcgatttgttatatttataatctaatactataaaattaatattttaaatggaTTTCACATTTCACTCATTTTctctatttccttttttttacggAGCGAAATAATTTCTTAATACTCGTATCAAGTCAAAAGAGCTCTTTAAACAGTGGGCGGAGGGATAGTTGTGTACAAATCTCTCTTTGTAGTTCTATCTATCTACAGCTGAAAGATGGCAGCAGCGCGAAGCATTAGTTGCGTGAAACATCTTGCAGAATCACCTAATCTCTCTTCTATCCCAACCAATTACATCTACCACACCGATCCTGCTGAAACTGAAGTCGAAGCTTCAATTCCGGTTATCGATTTTTCGCTTCTCACCTCTCACAACCCTCTTCACAAGGCCAAAGCCATCCACGATCTCGACCAAGCTTGTCAAGATTGGGGCTTCTTCATCGTAATTAATTCatcatatactataaattaatttgtttcttCTTTATAATGGTTTTTTCATTTGTATACTATTTTGGGTGTAGCTGGTAAATCACGGCATGCCGGAAGAGTTGAGGCAGGGCGTGCTTGAAGCTGCGGCTGAATTTTTCAATCTGCCGGAAGCGGAGAAACCGGAATTCGAACCCAAAAATGTATTGAGCCCGATTAGGTATGGCACCAGCTTTAATGCTGCAACTGACAACGTCTTTTGCTCGAGGGATTTTTTGAAGGTTTTTGTGCATCCTCAATTCGCCTCTCCTCACAAACCCCAATCTCTAAGGTAAATTAATTACTACCACTACTATCTTTTCTTTGGGAATGATTTAATAGTTCTAATTTACTATAAGATTTAAAACTAAACCAATTTAACCAACTGTTTCGATTTAACTATGCATCattaatgaaatatatattccacaataataataataataataataataataataataataatataataataataataataataatatgaggTAGGTCCAATGATGACAATATTGAAGGTAATATTGACGATTATAATTAAGTGGTTTGTGTGTTCATAATTACTAAAATAGAATAGGACAATAGGTTGACGGGTCTAATTAAATGTGCATAGTTACATTAATTTTTTCCTTAAACTTTGTTTTGTGCCATTTATTTATCAATAAAGAAGGAAATGTAACAATGACAAGAATTGGATCACACTAGAAGAAAAGAAAGCGACTGGTGCGGCCTAcacttaataattttattttttggtgttTGGATAGTAACATCGACAGCATCTGGTTATGTTTgtcgttattctccttttcacatcttagatcttttttccttcttaatattacgcgttcgatctaaggcatcaacggatcagattgattctataaaactggttccgtgttgcattatagaaggtggttgtatgcattacagggttattattgacatttgacggaaaattaactgccacattttggtatctgcgaataatgcaccacatggtcacgagtaatgcatataattgactatataatgcacaatatgtgaactgcaatgcatacgaataagatgtaccatgttatgatgtttgacacacgtttcttgtttcccctaagggtttaataagcttaggggctagggtatagtacgtagacatgtatgtaatcttcacatggtcacgagtaatgcatataattgactatataatgcacaatatgtgaactgcaatgcatacgaataagatgtaccatgttatgatgtttgacacacgtttcttgtttcccctaagggtttaataagcttagcggctagggtatagtacgtagacaggtatgtaatcttcacatggtaacgagtaatggatataattgactatataatgcacaatttgtgaactgcaattcatacgaacaagatgtgttgtgttatgatgtgtgacacacgtttcttgtttcccctaagggtttaataagcttaggtgctagggtatagtacgtacgcattaataacaaattataaaacgatacgaataattcaccaaattgtcacgagtaatggatgttattaactatataatgcacaatatgtgaactgcaatgcatacgaataagatgtaccatgttatgatgtttgacacacgtttcttgtttcccctaagggtttaataagcttaggggctagggtatagtacgtagacattactaacaaattgttgttattggaatatacgtatgtgcattatttggtttaggtactgcattatgtagctgttaattgtcattatctcagtatattatgcattattagaggtattgtgtatatgggttaatcaacggattgaagattacatacgtgcatttagtaatgtcttcgtactataccctagcccctaagcttattaaacccttaggggaaacaagaaacgtgtgtcaaacatcataacatggtacatcttattcgtatgcattgcaattcacatattgtgcattatatagctaataacatccattactcgtgacaatttggtgaattattcgtatcgttttataatttgttattaatgcgtacgtactataccctagcccctaagcttattaaacccttaggggaaacaagaaacgtgtgtcaaacatcataacacagcacatcttgttcgtatgcattgcagttcacaaattgtgcattatatagtaaaTTATAtacattactcgttaccatgtgaagattacatacatgtcaacgtactataccctagcccctaagcttattaaacccttaggggaaacaagaaacgtgtgtcaaacattataacacagcacatcttgtttgtatgcattgcagttcacatattgtgcattatataggcaattatatgcattactcgtgaccatgtggtgcattattcgtagcggtttccagccattattagattactattgtaccctcataatgcacaaaataggacaaataatgcaacacgggattaattacccaatgttgatcttgaccgtgcATTTCtttaatctaatggctgatattaagaaggaaaaaggaggaaatataggaaaaggaaatgaatacatccctatatatatatatatatatatatatatatatatatagtagtgatctacGGCAAATgtcccttaaccaaataactagagaacaaatcatagccacgagatcaaaaaaatcaagggctagtattaatttttgaatttaaggagatattagttctctcaatcacaaatttactccataataacaatgcaggggtattatggtcattgACGGCAGCTAGATCCTTGGTGAGAGGCCACTCGATCTCGTCGGAGACGGAGGCAAGGAAGGCGACGGTGTTGTCGCCCTGGCGGAGGCGGATGATCTGGAGATCTCCGGCGGCGATCTCTTCTATCTATTTTTCTTCCATGTCTTCTCTACAGCTCAACTTCAGCAGCACCACAAGCTGGTAAGAAATTCAGTAACAGAAGAATTTTATGATATCGATCTTGTGAGAGCCGTAATCATCCGCTTTAAGCAATCAAAATCAAGCTAACTACCCTTGCAAAACTCCCACATTATCGCTTTCTAACTGTAACATTCTCTCTATCTTCATAGATACCCCATGGCCAGCATTACTGTGGGCCTCAAATTTCACCCTTCGCCCTGCTTCCAAAGACTCCGGCCGCCGCCTCATTCACATGGAATACTTCCCCGTAGTTCATCAGTAGCAGCAAAATCCACTTCTTTCCAATTGCACGAGGTCAGCCCCACATTTCTGAAATCCCCCAATTTTACTACATCTATTAATCTGGTTTCTtcatttgttaattttttaattattcgtgGTATATGTTTCTGATTCATTATCTATAATTATTGCAGAAAATCAAGTTTATTCGTTTAGCTAAGGCTatgtaattttgaatttggatggagaagaatatgcaatttcAATGTTATAAACTTCGCTGCGCGGTCAGTTGCATTGTTGATGTTCAAAACTTCAGTTATTCTCAAATCAAATATTAAATGACATATCAAAATATTTGAGCATAAAAGTGCATTTTTTGGCAATCCCATAGTAATCGTTTTTAGTCACTCCATCTCACGATTCTCACCCATCTGCCTCCAGGCTCCAGCACTAACCCAATCACTCTTCTTCACGTATGTTTTAATTTGTCACAAAAGATTTAGTTTGATTGTAATTCAAAAGAGTAAGAAATTGGCAACAAAGTTaaattgatgatttttatttacattttaaaaCAATGAAAAACAACATAATTTCGAGCAAAGTTAGTAATTTACTttggtaagagtgatgtgttttgtaaacaagagtgaactaaaatcatgctaagagtgatgtgttttgtaaacaagaataaagtaaaatcatgctaaaagtgatgtgttttgtaaacaagagtgaagtaaaatcatgctaagagtgatgtgttttgtaaacaagaataaagtaaaatcatgctaaaagtgatgtgttatgtaaccaagagtgatgtgttttgtaaacaagagtgaagtaaaatcatgctaagagtgatgtgttttgtaaacaagagtgaagtaaaatcatgctaagagtgatgtgttttgtaaacaggagtaaagtaaaatcagaataagagtgatgtgttttgtaaataagagagaagtaaaatcagaataagagtgatgtgttttgtaaacaagagtgaagtaaaatcataatagagtaatgtgttttgtaaacaagagtgaagtaaaatcagaataagagtgatgtgttttgtaaacaagagtgaagtaaaatcatgctaagagtgatgtgttttgtaaacaagagcgaagtaaaatcgtgctaagagtgatgtgttttgtaaacaggagtaaagtaaaatcagaataagagtgatgtgttttgtaaataagagagaagtaaaagagtgatgtcttttgtaaacaagagtgaagtaaaagagtaatgtgttttgtaaacaaaagtgaagtaaaatcagaataagagtgatgtgttttgtaaacaagagtgaagtaaaatcagaataagagtgatgtgttttgtaaacaagagtgaagtaaaatcagaataagagtgatgtgtttcgtaaacaaaagtggagtaaaatcagaataagagtgatgtgttttgtaaacaatagtggagtaaaatcacaataagagtgatgtgttttgaaaacaagagtgaagtaaaatcacaataagagtgatgtgttttgtaaacaagagtgaagtaaaatcagaataagaatgatgtgttttataaacaagagtgaagtaaaatcagaataagagtgaagtaaaatcagaataagagtgatgtgttttgtaaacaagagtgaagtaaaatcacaataagagtgatgtgttttgtaaacaagagtgaagtaaaatcagaataagagtgatgtgttttgaaaacaaaagtgaagtaaaatcagaataagaatgatgtgttttgtaaataagagtgaagtaaaatcacaattaaaatgatgtgttttgtaaacaagagtgaactaaaagagtgatgtgttttgtaagcaagagtgaagtaaaatcagaataagagtggtgtgttttgtaaacaagagtgaagtaaaatcagaataagagtgatatgttttttaaacaagtgtgaagtaaaatcatgctaatagtgatgtgttccaggttAGAGTGtggtttctttgattttttgctatagtgatgtatttttaagcaaaaaaacacatttcaactgaacattaataaaatttgtgatatttcTATTATTTCAATTGAACCTACTAAtaacaaaatcataaaaatatataattgataaGATTGATCGTGTATTGAAACGAGAATTTATGTAATCGAAGATGAAGAACGTATATTGACATTTGAATCGAAATTGTTATTGAATTCACTCATGAAACTGAGCTCGAAATTGAAGCACAAACTGATTGTGAAGATAGAAGAAAGCTTAGCTAATAACAAACTGAAAATAGGTATTTAAACCTTAACAAACTAACATCTACTTTTGATCAAACGGCGGTGATCAAAAGTTACAACTAATAAACAGATCCGACGGTTCCTGAACCATCAAGCAATACTTTAGCCTTTCTTCTCTGAATCATCTAGTTTCCACTTTCAGCAATGGATTAGTTAAGCTATCATAcacaataataattaattttataatctaAGATACTTATATATGAATATAGTTACTTAAAAATTACGATCATATCCATGCATAGGCTTATATAATGAGATAGAAAGGAAAATTAAAACTCAGATCCTGAGCGCCGCGCCGAAGCTACGGCGACGGCGAGCGACGGAAGCGCAACGCCGGCGTCGGTGCGGGACCTTCCTGTGCGGCTGAGCTACCGATGAGTGCGAAGACGGTTCCGGCAATCGCCATTGTCGCCACCAAAACTCTCTTCTGCGACACCGCCATTGGGTgtttgtgtgagagagagagagaagaataatgttttgacgTGAGGGGCGGAGATGAGATTAGAGAGACAGAGATATGTGAATACTCCAAATATGGAACAATGTATTTCCCAAAATACCCccatgcaatttttattaatagaaaatgaatacttaatttagtcattagattaagataatgagtggctgagatttgttctctagttatacacttaaaattagttataccttgatcactaacctatatatatatgttaatattttgaaGTGGGGTAAAGAagataatgcacaaaataaCATGGACACGCTATGTTGATTGACCTATTTTGTACACTAATGAATATTTATATAACAACTACTCATCTATATACATTTGGTTGGATAATGCCTATCAAATTTATAATAAGTATACCATaccatgaaaaataattttgaagcaCGAAAACaatgaaattaaagaaaaggTTATACTCCGTACttctttattaaaatttattgttcTTGTACATAAAATGCATATGTAGACAATTGCTACCGGAATATTGTGAACGAAGCCGCGATGTGGTATCGAAATTGTCGAAAGCTATATCACAAAGCCTAGGGTTGGAGGAAACGGAAATGGAGACGGAGTTGGAATTGAGGTCATCGTTACAAATTTTCGTCGCAAATTACTACCCACGCTGCCCTAATCCAGAGGCGGCAATGGGGATCCTACCACATTCCGACCACGGTCTTTTCACACTTCTCATACAAAACGACGTCGGTGGCCTTCAGATTCAGCATCACCAAAGATGGTTTAATGTAAACCCTCCTCCCAACTCCATACTAGTCAACACCGGCGATCATCTTGAGGTACGTACAATCTAATCTTATTAGGGGGTGTTCgattggcaagattaaatctcataattaaatatgtatcatgtttggttcataagattgaacccttcaacttaatcctagatggatagtctcatgataattagtcatagcctccccttccaactaaaataaacccacaacttaatcctagatggatagtctcatgatattaatcatggcaaccgaacgccaccttaTAAGATTCAGTTAGCgtgttcttttttaatttgttgtaaatttatcataagaaaagaaagggaaaaattaTCACATCAACgtcttattataattttatcttaaATTAAAGTACACTGAAAAATAAGAAGATATATAGCTCGATTTTTTTCCATCCCACTAGTGAAAAATTATCATTCCTTCAAATGAGTGATATTCCATCAAAATTAGTTACAACTCATTAATAAAGCGTATTTATATAGATATTTAGCAATGGAAAGTACAAGAGCGTATTGCACAGGGCCGTTGTGAACGATAAAACGGCGAGGCTTTCCATTGCAATGGCAAACGGGCCGTCTCTAGACGCAGTCGTAGCCCCTGCTCGTCGGCTTGTGGAAGGCGAAGGCGTGGTGGCGGCTTATGCTGCGATGAAATATAAGGATTATCTATTGGAACAACAGAGTGGCCAGCTTGATGGGAAAACTATGTTGAAACGAGTTCGGATTCAAGACTAGTAAACTTCTAGAAGCTTCTGGAAATATCATGCTATTGTTTTTTCCTCGTTGATCATTCTACGAATGGTATATCATCAAATAAATCAAGATTGTGAGGATCAGTTTAGTAGTGTTTAActttacattttttttggtaactttacattttttttggtAACTTTACATTTTTAACTTCGTTAAGGTAAGgaaaagtagtagtagtagtagtactagtttaTATGCCGATGCCTTTTCGTAATGAAACAAAGTAATTAATGTTTCTCACAGCCCAATCCCATGAGCCCAACAACTAACTATATACATAGGTCTTCAAGGAAATTCGTTTCTGGCCAGGCCTGGCCCGGCCCAAACGACTGTATGCAATTATTCCTAAAAGGCTAATTCCAATTTTGGTCTCATACATTTgtcctaaaattctttttggtctcATACATTAAATTAGTGACTTTTTGATCcctaacatattgttttggtacATTTTGGTCCCAAAtaaggtcacaaacttaatgtatgggacatgaaaagaattttatgaaaaatgtacGGGACTAAAATTGGAATTTAGTcctaaattataattaagttattaaattgacCAAACATTATGACTGTTAATTCCAGAA from Salvia splendens isolate huo1 unplaced genomic scaffold, SspV2 ctg599, whole genome shotgun sequence carries:
- the LOC121790726 gene encoding 2-oxoglutarate-dependent dioxygenase 19-like encodes the protein MAAARSISCVKHLAESPNLSSIPTNYIYHTDPAETEVEASIPVIDFSLLTSHNPLHKAKAIHDLDQACQDWGFFILVNHGMPEELRQGVLEAAAEFFNLPEAEKPEFEPKNVLSPIRYGTSFNAATDNVFCSRDFLKVFVHPQFASPHKPQSLRQLLPEYCERSRDVVSKLSKAISQSLGLEETEMETELELRSSLQIFVANYYPRCPNPEAAMGILPHSDHGLFTLLIQNDVGGLQIQHHQRWFNVNPPPNSILVNTGDHLEIFSNGKYKSVLHRAVVNDKTARLSIAMANGPSLDAVVAPARRLVEGEGVVAAYAAMKYKDYLLEQQSGQLDGKTMLKRVRIQD